The proteins below come from a single Drosophila busckii strain San Diego stock center, stock number 13000-0081.31 chromosome X, ASM1175060v1, whole genome shotgun sequence genomic window:
- the LOC108605984 gene encoding uncharacterized protein LOC108605984 has product MERISAQLMRQPRAMQLRSLFKCCYSTKSGGGAGKFGTWRITNIDAPRKIMREDNMWRSPLKTDTKWLRSHDAHQYRPDFGQTEPQSLRKQFMRSPDERTRDALGRDWDLALKKAINNRREMLLAEEQRNKELEMERERATLERRPTRRQQAAALKKTERAAVSGTKQPRGSAPPAPDATKLTTTEAKPRPSKQRLAQKRERLNPKADDY; this is encoded by the coding sequence ATGGAACGTATTTCGGCACAGCTTATGAGACAGCCAAGAGCGATGCAGTTGCGCAGCCTCTTCAAATGTTGCTACAGCACCAAATCCGGCGGCGGTGCTGGCAAGTTTGGAACATGGCGCATTACCAACATTGATGCACCACGGAAGATAATGCGTGAGGATAATATGTGGCGCAGTCCTTTGAAGACTGACACGAAATGGCTGCGCTCACATGATGCACATCAATATCGCCCGGACTTTGGTCAGACGGAGCCGCAATCGTTgcgcaaacaatttatgcgcAGTCCGGATGAGCGCACCAGAGATGCATTGGGTCGCGACTGGGACCTGGCGCTGAAGAAGGCCATTAACAATCGTCGGGAAATGCTGCTCGCTGAGGAGCAGCGCAACAAGGAGCTGGAAATGGAGCGCGAGCGTGCAACACTTGAGCGACGCCCAACGCGTCGTcagcaagctgctgctctaaAGAAAACTGAACGTGCCGCCGTCAGCGGCACAAAGCAGCCACGTGGatcagcaccaccagcaccagatGCCACTAAGCTGACGACGACTGAGGCCAAGCCGCGTCCGTCCAAGCAGAGACTTGCACAGAAACGTGAACGTCTCAATCCCAAGGCGGATGACTATTGA